The window GCCGATCCGTTCGACGCTGCGGCTGCCGCAGCCCACGTGCACGGGCGGCTTGGCGTCCTCCTTCCACCCACCGGGGTGGTGGCGAGGGACCTGTCGGCCGGGCTGGTCGAGGTGCTCGTGGACCTGGGCGTCGACGGCAGGGGGCTGGCCTGATGCGTCCCACCTGGTTCTCGGTGGACCTCGACGCGGTGGCCCACAACGTCCGGGCCTTCCGTGACCTCGTGGCACCGGCCGAGGTCTGCACGGTGGTCAAGGCAGATGGCTACGGCCATGGTGCCCCGGCCGTGGCCAGGGCCGCCCTGGGTGCCGGTGCCACCTGGCTGGCCGTCGCCCTCGTGGAGGAGGCGGCGGAGTTGAGGGATTCCGGGCTGGCCGCCCCGATACTCGTGCTCTCAGAGCCGCGCCCCACCGAGATGGCCGACGTGGCCGGCCTCGGCGGGGTGCGCCCGACCCTCTACACGCAGGCGGGCGTGGACGCCTACGGGTCGGTGGCCGGCGTCGGCTCACCGGTCCACCTGAAGGTCGACACGGGCATGCACCGGGTGGGGGTCCGTGCCGACGAAGCGGTGGCCGTGTCAGAACGGATCCTGGACTCGGGCCTCGAACTGGAGGGGGTCTTCTCCCACTGCGCGGTGGCCGACGAGCCCGGGGACCCGTTGACCACCGTCCAGGTCGAGCGGTTCGAGGCCGTGCTGGCCGACCTGGCCACCCATGGGATCGAACCACCCATCGTCCACCTGGCCAACACGGCAACCGCCCTGACCCGTCCCGAGGCCGGGCACTCGATGGTCAGGATCGGGCTCGGAGCCTATGGCGTCTCCCCGGGCCCGGAGCTGGCCGACCGGTGTCGGCAGCTCGGCCTGCGCCAGGCCATCACGGTCCACAGCCGGGTGGTCCACCTGCAGAACATCGCCGCCGGCGAGGGGGTCGGATACGGGCACCGCTGGACGAGCGCACGGGAGACGCGGTTGGCCACCGTACCCGTGGGCTACGCCGACGGCCTGGCCCGGGCGTGGGGCATGGGTGGCGCGGCGCTCGTCGGTGGGCGACGTAGACCGTTGCGTGGCGTGGTCTCCATGGACTCCCTTGTCATAGAGGTCGACGAGGCCGTGGCGCTCGGCGACGAGGTGGTGCTGCTAGGCGCGCAGGGCGACGAGATGATCGAGGTGGCCGAGGTCTCCGAGGTCATCGGCCAGATCCCCTGGGAGGTGCTCAGCCGCCTGGGCCGCCGCCCGCCCAGGCTCTATCCCTAGGGTCCCAGATGGCTCGGATCCTCCTCGTAGAGCCGTTCCACGGCGGGTCCCACGGCGCCTGGGCCGACGGCCTCCTGCGCCACAGCCGCCATGATCTCGTGGTCGTGACGCATCCCGGCGCCTTCTGGCGATGGCGGATGCGGGGGGCCGCCCTGACACTGGCCGAGGCGGCCCGTGGGGCGGTCGACGCCCACGGCCCGCCCGACGTGGTGCTGGTGTCGGGCATGGTCGACTTGGCCAGGTGGCT of the Acidimicrobiales bacterium genome contains:
- the alr gene encoding alanine racemase, which produces MRPTWFSVDLDAVAHNVRAFRDLVAPAEVCTVVKADGYGHGAPAVARAALGAGATWLAVALVEEAAELRDSGLAAPILVLSEPRPTEMADVAGLGGVRPTLYTQAGVDAYGSVAGVGSPVHLKVDTGMHRVGVRADEAVAVSERILDSGLELEGVFSHCAVADEPGDPLTTVQVERFEAVLADLATHGIEPPIVHLANTATALTRPEAGHSMVRIGLGAYGVSPGPELADRCRQLGLRQAITVHSRVVHLQNIAAGEGVGYGHRWTSARETRLATVPVGYADGLARAWGMGGAALVGGRRRPLRGVVSMDSLVIEVDEAVALGDEVVLLGAQGDEMIEVAEVSEVIGQIPWEVLSRLGRRPPRLYP